One window from the genome of Nicotiana sylvestris chromosome 9, ASM39365v2, whole genome shotgun sequence encodes:
- the LOC138877286 gene encoding uncharacterized protein, which translates to MAAPPNFEEGQSTYRPPIFNGQYYGWYKTRMHDFMMAEDSELWDIIYDGPHIPMKKLEETGPMVPKGRKEYSDIDRKAIEKNYRAKKILMCGIGPDEYNRVSACDTAKEIWEALQTAHEGTTQVNAITKAKDLQTLNMDEFIGNLKTYEMKRKKDSERREPKKEKNLVLKAESSESSDEDSDMAYLTKRFQKMVRRNRGIPKWGSSSKARNNDLCHRCGKPGHFIKDCPLTKRDQYKQNPDKAAKRNLVPDKRFNRKSAADNIVKQALAAWGDSSSESKREPNAENSSDLAVETEAMKYDSLFMLMAQSDDDEEDEEVLTIEPGEAEQCRNDLVVCVVDLNETIANLEKEKDALNERITSMENERDDLMEERDNLLVICTDLEETIEELNREHRNVSLGKGKEVASKSHIMLEKELAVVKTSLCSELEKNQQLQAELEKVRIDLEKSLKWTWFQREKTPYNPHSKYVTVPDNWLCTHCGNNGHFKENCQARVQSAQKNKVFTDKVTTNKGPGSSERKQTTMDYGL; encoded by the exons atggctgctccacccaactttgaggaaggacaatcaacctacagacctcccatattcaatggtcagtactatggCTGGTACAAGACCCGCATGCATGATTTTATGATGGCAGAAGATTCAGAACTGTGGGACATAATTTATGATGGTCCACATATCCCCATGAAGAAGCTTGAAGAAACAGGACCAATGGTGCCGAAAGGCAGAAAAGAGTACAGCGACATTGATAGAAAAGCtatagaaaagaactatcgtgccaagaaaatcttgatgtgtggcataggacctgatgagtacaataGAGTCTCAGCTTGTGAcactgccaaagaaatatgggaagcattgcaaacagcacacgaaggaactactcag gtaaatgccataactaaagctaaagatctacaaactctGAACATGGATGAGTTTATTGGTAATctgaagacatacgagatgaaaagaaagaaagacagtgaaagaagagagcctaagaaggaaaagaacctggtactcaaagctgaaagCAGTGAAtcaagtgatgaagatagtgacatggcctatcttactaagagatttcaaaagatggttcgaagaaatcGGGGTATACCAAAATGGGGCAGTTCAAGTAAAGCAAGGAACAACGATCTCTGTCACAGATGTGGAaagccagggcatttcatcaaagactgcccactCACGAAACGGGATCAATACAAGCAAAATCCTgacaaagcagcaaaaaggaacctggttccagacAAACGATTCAATCGAAAAAGTGCTGCGGACAATATTGTTAAGCAGgctcttgctgcttggggagactcctctagtGAATCCAAAAGGGAACCAAATGCAGAAAACAGTTCCGATCtggcagtggaaactgaagcaatGAAGTATGATTCACTATTCATGTTGATGGCTcagtctgatgatgatgaagaagatgag GAGGTCTTGACCATAGAACCAGGAGAGGCCGAACAATGTAGAAATGATCTggtggtctgtgtagtggacctaaatgagaccatagctaatctagaaaaagaaaaggatgccttgaatgaaagaataactagcatggaaaatgagagagacgacttgatg GAAGAGAGGGATAACCTTTTAGTGATATGCACCgatctagaggaaaccattgaggaaCTCAATAGGGAACATAGGAATGTGagtcttgggaaagggaaggaagtagctaGTAAGTCACACATCATGCTTGAAAAGGAATTAGCTGTTGTGAAAACTAGCCTATGTAGTGAACTCGAGAAGAATCAacaacttcaagctgaattggagaaagtaagaattgatcttgagaaatccctgaagtggacctg gttccaaagggagaaaactccttacaaccctcacagcaaATACGTcactgtacctgataactggctatgtacccactgtgggaacaatgggcattttaaagaaaattgccaggCTAGGGTTCAGTCtgctcagaaaaacaaagtgtttactgATAAAGTGACTACTAACAAGGGACCAG GGAGCAGTGAGAGGAAGCAGACTACGATGGACTATGGACTATGA